The following proteins come from a genomic window of bacterium:
- a CDS encoding aldo/keto reductase family protein → MSYRPLGRCGTKVSTLGLGGWTTFGGTLKEQSQVDRILHAAFEHGVNFFDSADIYAKGAAEEAMGRALAALPRHRLVISSKVFWPMSDDVNDRGLSRKHIIESVEKSLRRLGTDYLDIYFCHRFDSETPVLETLRAMDDLVRQGKVLYWGTSEWSGENLRQAHRLAREWLVHPPQVEQPQYSLLARGRFEWDVLPTCLELGMGTVVWSPLASGLLSGKYDGGIPAGSRLEMQEWLHRSLLKPDNLERVRRLGELAAARGLGRAQLALAWAADRFGVSSVILGATSEAQLLENLGALDLVIDEELRGGLEAIFPAGLQGTD, encoded by the coding sequence ATGAGCTACCGGCCGCTGGGCCGCTGCGGCACCAAGGTGAGCACGCTGGGTCTGGGGGGCTGGACCACCTTCGGCGGAACCCTCAAGGAGCAGTCCCAGGTGGACCGCATCCTGCACGCGGCCTTCGAGCACGGCGTGAACTTCTTCGATTCGGCGGACATCTACGCCAAGGGCGCCGCCGAGGAGGCGATGGGGCGCGCCCTCGCCGCCCTGCCCCGCCACCGACTGGTCATTTCCTCCAAGGTCTTCTGGCCCATGAGCGATGACGTCAACGACCGCGGCCTCTCGCGCAAGCACATCATCGAGTCCGTCGAGAAGAGCCTGCGCCGGCTGGGCACCGACTACCTGGACATCTACTTCTGCCATCGTTTCGACAGCGAGACGCCGGTCCTCGAGACGCTGCGCGCCATGGACGACCTGGTGCGCCAGGGCAAGGTCCTCTATTGGGGCACCAGCGAGTGGAGCGGCGAGAACCTGCGCCAGGCCCACCGCCTAGCCCGCGAGTGGCTGGTCCATCCCCCCCAGGTGGAACAGCCCCAGTACTCCCTCCTCGCCCGCGGCCGCTTCGAGTGGGATGTCCTGCCCACCTGCCTGGAGTTGGGCATGGGCACGGTCGTCTGGAGCCCGCTGGCCAGCGGCCTGCTCAGCGGCAAGTACGACGGAGGCATCCCCGCCGGCAGCCGCCTGGAGATGCAGGAGTGGTTGCACCGGAGCCTGCTCAAGCCGGACAACCTGGAACGTGTCCGCCGCTTGGGGGAGCTGGCCGCCGCCCGCGGCCTGGGCCGCGCCCAACTGGCCCTGGCCTGGGCCGCCGACCGTTTCGGCGTGTCCAGCGTCATCCTGGGAGCCACCAGCGAGGCCCAGTTGCTGGAAAACCTCGGTGCGCTTGACCTGGTCATCGACGAGGAGCTGCGCGGCGGGTTGGAGGCCATCTTCCCCGCCGGCCTGCAGGGCACCGACTGA
- the fahA gene encoding fumarylacetoacetase codes for MSDQDFNALRSFVPGAQETDFPIQSLPFGVFVPVAGGAPRVGVAIGDQVLDLAALEEAGCFSGPRLEGKRVFAADALNAFMALGPAAWAEVRARLQDLLREDNPELRDRAPLRDAALFPQSAVRLLLPARIGDYTDFYSSREHATNVGVMFRGKENALMPNWLHLPVGYHGRASSVVVSGTPVRRPCGQTEAPEGGRPLFGPSRLLDIELEMGFFTGPGNELGAAIPIEQAREHIFGLVLVNDWSARDIQKWEYQPLGPFLAKNFATTISPWVVPLAALEPFRIPGPAQDDPQPLPYLRQPGPGAFQVELEVWLRGARMDRPARIIASNLKHLYWSMEQQLAHHTVTGCNLRPGDLLASGTISGPDKESRGSLLELTWRGTEPLDLPGGETRRFLEDGDTVTITGQAQGPGWRIGFGEAVGTILPARPSA; via the coding sequence ATGAGCGACCAGGACTTCAACGCGCTGCGTTCCTTCGTGCCGGGCGCCCAGGAGACGGACTTCCCCATCCAGAGCCTGCCCTTCGGCGTCTTCGTGCCGGTGGCGGGCGGCGCGCCGCGGGTGGGCGTGGCCATCGGCGACCAGGTGCTGGACCTGGCCGCCCTGGAGGAGGCGGGCTGCTTCAGCGGACCCCGGCTTGAGGGGAAGCGCGTCTTCGCCGCCGACGCCCTCAACGCTTTCATGGCCCTGGGCCCGGCCGCCTGGGCCGAAGTCCGCGCCCGCCTGCAGGACCTGCTGCGCGAGGACAACCCCGAGCTGCGCGACCGCGCCCCCCTGCGCGACGCCGCCCTCTTCCCGCAGTCCGCCGTCCGCCTGCTCCTGCCCGCCCGCATCGGCGACTACACCGACTTCTACTCCTCCCGCGAGCACGCCACCAACGTGGGTGTCATGTTCCGCGGCAAGGAGAACGCGCTCATGCCCAACTGGCTGCATCTGCCGGTGGGCTACCACGGCCGGGCCAGCAGCGTGGTGGTGTCGGGCACGCCGGTGCGCCGCCCCTGCGGCCAGACCGAGGCCCCCGAGGGCGGGCGGCCCCTCTTCGGCCCCAGCCGCCTGCTCGACATCGAGCTGGAGATGGGCTTCTTCACCGGCCCGGGCAACGAGCTGGGCGCGGCCATCCCCATCGAGCAGGCCCGCGAGCACATCTTCGGCCTCGTGCTGGTCAACGACTGGTCGGCGCGGGACATCCAGAAGTGGGAGTACCAGCCCCTGGGTCCCTTCCTGGCCAAGAACTTCGCCACCACCATTTCGCCCTGGGTGGTGCCCCTGGCCGCCCTCGAACCTTTCCGCATCCCGGGTCCGGCGCAGGACGACCCCCAGCCACTGCCATACTTGCGCCAGCCCGGCCCCGGCGCCTTCCAGGTCGAGCTGGAGGTCTGGCTGCGCGGCGCGCGCATGGACCGGCCGGCGCGCATCATCGCCAGCAACCTCAAGCACCTTTACTGGAGCATGGAGCAGCAGCTGGCCCACCACACGGTGACCGGCTGCAACCTGCGGCCGGGCGACCTGCTGGCCAGCGGCACGATCAGCGGGCCGGACAAGGAGTCACGCGGCAGCCTGCTGGAACTGACCTGGCGCGGCACGGAGCCCCTGGACCTGCCCGGCGGCGAGACGCGCCGCTTCCTGGAGGACGGCGACACGGTGACCATCACGGGCCAGGCCCAAGGTCCGGGCTGGCGCATCGGCTTCGGCGAGGCGGTGGGAACCATCCTGCCCGCCCGTCCATCGGCCTGA
- a CDS encoding TolC family protein, whose translation MRIRPPRGGFGRSALLLPLVLLVNGSIPAAPVADAGDTLRVTWNDCQPLVEAHPRLAAARASVQAAAGAVREAAALPNPEGDLRLLSVDPRHGGEAAREEEFALGLPLDWIWTRPGRLSSARAGEALAAVEAELVTRELTLELAEAFWVLAGDQARAATLDDLDRHMQDLRRAIAIRVQLGESRPVEAARIDVEALRQQAEADAARRALELSRRRLAQWLPAAAGVPLVVETDIFQLPAPPDEGAPGEHARLRAAQASIRAERGALAAERAGLLPRLELHGSLERADDRLARGVGLTLDLPLFNWNRGRIGQARARLREAQAGLDEERRRLAMDLAEAESACGTSLATARSYRDEILPRAEEAALALEKGWRLGEANLFELIDARRLLGSIRREAIEACVQAQVDRLRLGMLLEKEIY comes from the coding sequence ATGCGAATACGACCGCCCCGTGGGGGGTTCGGGCGTAGCGCCCTGCTGCTCCCCCTTGTGCTCCTGGTGAACGGGTCCATCCCCGCCGCGCCTGTCGCCGACGCTGGCGACACGCTGCGCGTCACCTGGAACGACTGTCAACCCTTGGTCGAGGCCCACCCTCGCCTGGCAGCGGCCCGCGCTTCCGTCCAGGCCGCCGCCGGAGCCGTGCGGGAGGCGGCCGCGCTGCCCAACCCGGAGGGGGACCTGCGCCTCCTCAGCGTGGACCCGCGCCACGGAGGTGAAGCGGCCCGGGAAGAGGAGTTCGCGCTGGGATTGCCCCTGGACTGGATCTGGACCAGGCCGGGACGCCTGAGCTCGGCGCGGGCGGGCGAAGCACTGGCTGCCGTTGAAGCGGAGCTCGTGACGCGCGAGCTGACGCTCGAACTGGCGGAGGCGTTCTGGGTCCTGGCCGGCGACCAGGCACGGGCGGCGACGCTGGACGACCTGGACCGGCACATGCAGGACCTGCGGCGTGCCATCGCCATCCGCGTCCAACTGGGCGAATCCCGGCCGGTGGAGGCGGCGCGCATCGATGTGGAAGCCCTGCGCCAGCAAGCCGAGGCGGACGCGGCCCGGCGCGCCCTCGAACTCAGCCGCCGGCGGCTGGCACAGTGGCTGCCCGCGGCGGCGGGCGTTCCGCTGGTGGTGGAGACGGACATTTTTCAGCTGCCGGCGCCACCGGACGAAGGGGCGCCCGGGGAGCACGCGCGCTTGCGCGCGGCGCAGGCCAGCATCAGGGCGGAACGCGGGGCGCTCGCCGCCGAACGGGCCGGCCTGCTGCCCCGCCTGGAGCTGCACGGCAGTCTCGAGCGCGCCGACGACCGCCTGGCCCGGGGGGTGGGACTGACCCTGGACCTGCCGCTGTTCAATTGGAACCGCGGCCGCATCGGGCAGGCCCGCGCCCGCCTGCGGGAGGCGCAGGCCGGGCTGGACGAGGAGCGCCGCCGGCTGGCCATGGACCTGGCGGAGGCGGAGTCCGCCTGCGGCACGTCCCTGGCGACGGCCCGCAGCTACCGGGACGAGATCCTGCCCCGCGCCGAGGAGGCCGCACTGGCCCTGGAGAAGGGCTGGCGGCTGGGAGAGGCCAACCTCTTCGAATTGATCGACGCCCGCCGCCTGCTGGGGAGCATCCGACGCGAGGCGATCGAGGCCTGTGTCCAGGCTCAGGTGGACAGGCTCCGCCTGGGCATGCTGCTTGAGAAGGAGATCTACTGA
- a CDS encoding efflux RND transporter periplasmic adaptor subunit, with product MKAIAKRAALLALLSLVHSCGRPPTAEDHGEHDGHEHASQDATAEGHGQDHDHGAEESDLDRPVEELFAAGCEHGVKTHQCEECRYEVGVARAPGRLFEEGLLHLGHVEARAVETTLTLTGEIVFDAQRVADLGTTAPGVVRQVRVALGERVRRGQVLLELESAEAGEAEEALLEAAAQLKIAERGVARIDELRREGISSEREHVLAAKDLEASRNRVATARQRLAMMGQDTTGERLPSAEEPRGRLVVKAAGDGAIIALHAAPGESVQPGDVLVTLADNSSLWVWCDLHERDLAALHGLVPGAGWRAVVTVKAWPGEEFTGVVDLVSPVMDAATRTVKVRVAVRNPAGRLLAGMFARVGILLPGGEMVAAVPRAAVCEDEGRAFIFVPHHEDYFVRRPITTGRAWGDWVELLQAPDGVSTVVTEGVFLLKSDVLRSKMGAGCAD from the coding sequence ATGAAGGCGATCGCCAAGCGGGCGGCGCTGTTGGCGCTGCTGTCCCTGGTTCACTCCTGCGGTCGGCCGCCCACCGCGGAGGACCATGGGGAACATGACGGCCATGAACACGCGTCCCAGGACGCGACGGCGGAAGGGCATGGACAGGATCACGACCACGGCGCCGAGGAATCCGACCTGGACCGCCCGGTGGAGGAGTTGTTCGCGGCCGGCTGCGAGCATGGCGTGAAGACCCACCAGTGCGAGGAATGCCGCTACGAGGTGGGCGTGGCACGGGCACCCGGGCGCCTCTTCGAGGAAGGGCTGCTCCACCTGGGGCATGTGGAGGCCCGCGCGGTCGAGACCACCCTCACTCTCACGGGTGAGATCGTCTTTGATGCGCAACGGGTGGCCGATCTGGGCACGACGGCGCCGGGCGTCGTGCGCCAGGTTCGTGTGGCGCTGGGCGAGCGCGTGCGGCGCGGCCAGGTGCTGCTGGAGCTGGAGAGCGCCGAGGCGGGCGAGGCCGAAGAGGCTCTTCTTGAGGCCGCGGCCCAGTTGAAGATCGCGGAGCGGGGCGTCGCGCGCATCGACGAGCTGCGCCGGGAGGGGATCAGCTCCGAGCGGGAGCATGTGCTTGCCGCCAAGGACCTGGAGGCGTCGCGGAACCGGGTCGCCACCGCCCGCCAGCGCCTGGCCATGATGGGGCAGGACACCACGGGCGAGCGCCTCCCGAGCGCGGAGGAGCCCCGCGGCCGTCTGGTGGTGAAGGCGGCCGGCGACGGCGCCATCATCGCCCTGCACGCCGCGCCGGGCGAGAGCGTCCAGCCCGGGGACGTGCTTGTCACCCTGGCGGACAACAGCTCGCTGTGGGTCTGGTGCGACCTCCACGAGCGGGATCTCGCCGCCTTGCACGGCCTTGTCCCCGGGGCCGGATGGCGGGCGGTGGTCACGGTCAAGGCCTGGCCCGGCGAGGAGTTCACCGGCGTCGTCGATCTCGTCAGCCCGGTGATGGACGCCGCGACCCGCACCGTCAAGGTGCGCGTGGCCGTGCGCAACCCCGCGGGGCGACTCCTGGCCGGCATGTTCGCCCGTGTGGGGATCCTGCTGCCCGGCGGCGAGATGGTCGCCGCGGTGCCACGCGCCGCGGTCTGCGAGGACGAGGGCCGCGCCTTCATCTTCGTGCCCCACCATGAGGACTACTTCGTGCGGCGCCCGATCACCACGGGCCGCGCCTGGGGGGACTGGGTCGAACTGCTGCAGGCGCCGGACGGCGTCTCCACCGTGGTGACGGAGGGGGTCTTCCTGCTCAAATCCGACGTGCTGCGCTCCAAGATGGGCGCCGGTTGCGCCGACTAG
- a CDS encoding CusA/CzcA family heavy metal efflux RND transporter, with amino-acid sequence MKLTLLLLRHRLLVVLAAAVLAVAGAIAWRALPIDAFPDVTNTQVMILSQAPGLAATDVEDRISYPIEQVMRGLPRVTEVRSLSKAGLSQVVVIFEDGVDTYWTRQQVFERLSIAREQLPPGVEPELGPISTGLGEIFQYTLESDAADAMELRTIQDWLVAPLLKPVPGVNEVNSFGGQVRQVQVLVSPDLLLAHGLTLEEVADALEANNANAGGGVIVRGWEQVYLRGVGLLQGPQDVENVVLRARDGTPVLVRDIAEVVIGAETRQGAVTRDGKGEAVAGMIIMLKGENARDVVDRVKAAMDGIRDNLPAGVRLNVFYDRTDLIQACIRTVQNALLEGGLLVIIVLFVFLAELRTALIVLVSLPLTFLASFIVMGWTGISSNLMSLGGLAFSVGMVVDASIVVVENVRRHLAHALPETPTREVVARAVTEVARPVSFSVLIVVIILVPLYTLQGIEGKMFAPLASTMLIALLASLLIAFTVIPVLSELVLRRRPDREFAVTRRLHTGYMRLLDRALRRPGLTMGISTAFLAGALALVPFIGTEFMPDLDEGAIAVNVVRLPNASLEGSVAVATAIEKRLAAYPEVATVVSKTGRAEISEDPMGPEQTDVIIMLKPRGAWGRGRHRAELVAAMQNDLATIPGLRYSFSQPIALRVNELISGVKSDLAVKIFGPDLDVLKKLADQAAAVLQNTPGASDVKVEQVSGMEQLDVRVDRQASARHGINMSDINATIELAVAGRQATILIEEQRRTAVVLRYPEAERGSRHQVERLLVAAPGGERVPLAQLAEFALVETPMQVSRENGMRRVVAEANVRGRDLGGFVAEVQERLQPLVKSMPTGYHLAYGGQFENQQRAMRQLSLVVPVALLLILVLLFLALGSLPVSLLVLLNLPFALVGGVIAVVLFQMPLSVSAAVAFIVLLGVAVQNGVVLVAFFRQLREQGESVADTVRIGCDLRFRPLLMTALTSFIGHLPMLYATGSGADIQKPLAVVVMGGLVTSTLLTLIVLPTLYLSAHRWREGRRARRAA; translated from the coding sequence ATGAAACTCACCCTTCTGCTCCTGCGCCACCGCCTGCTGGTGGTGCTGGCGGCGGCCGTCCTGGCCGTCGCCGGCGCGATCGCCTGGCGCGCCCTGCCCATCGACGCCTTTCCCGATGTCACCAACACCCAGGTGATGATCCTCAGCCAGGCTCCGGGCCTGGCCGCCACCGATGTGGAGGACCGCATCAGCTATCCCATCGAGCAGGTGATGCGCGGCCTGCCCCGTGTCACCGAGGTGCGCTCCCTCTCCAAGGCCGGCCTCTCCCAGGTCGTGGTCATTTTCGAGGATGGCGTGGACACCTATTGGACGCGCCAGCAGGTCTTCGAGCGGCTCTCCATCGCCCGCGAACAGCTGCCGCCCGGCGTCGAGCCGGAGCTGGGCCCCATCAGCACGGGGCTGGGCGAGATCTTCCAATACACCCTCGAGAGCGACGCGGCCGATGCCATGGAACTGCGCACCATCCAGGACTGGCTGGTGGCGCCCCTGCTCAAGCCGGTGCCCGGCGTCAATGAGGTCAACAGCTTCGGCGGACAGGTGCGGCAGGTCCAGGTGCTGGTCTCGCCGGACCTCCTGCTCGCCCACGGCCTGACGCTGGAGGAGGTGGCGGACGCGCTGGAGGCCAACAACGCCAACGCCGGGGGCGGCGTCATCGTGCGGGGCTGGGAGCAGGTCTACCTGCGCGGCGTGGGTCTTCTGCAGGGGCCGCAGGATGTCGAGAACGTGGTGCTGCGCGCCCGGGACGGCACCCCCGTTCTGGTGAGGGACATCGCCGAGGTGGTGATCGGCGCCGAGACGCGCCAGGGCGCGGTGACGCGCGACGGCAAGGGCGAGGCCGTGGCGGGCATGATCATCATGTTGAAGGGCGAGAACGCCCGCGACGTGGTCGACCGGGTGAAGGCCGCCATGGACGGCATCCGCGACAACCTGCCCGCCGGCGTCCGGCTCAACGTCTTCTACGACCGCACCGACCTGATCCAGGCCTGCATCCGCACGGTGCAGAACGCCCTGCTCGAGGGCGGCTTGCTCGTCATCATCGTTCTCTTCGTCTTCCTGGCGGAATTGCGCACGGCCCTCATCGTCCTCGTCAGCCTGCCCCTCACCTTCCTGGCCAGCTTCATTGTGATGGGCTGGACCGGCATCAGCTCCAACCTGATGAGCCTGGGCGGGCTGGCCTTCTCCGTGGGCATGGTGGTGGACGCCTCCATCGTCGTGGTGGAGAACGTGCGCCGGCACCTGGCCCACGCCCTGCCGGAGACGCCGACCCGGGAGGTGGTCGCGCGGGCCGTGACGGAAGTGGCCCGGCCCGTTTCTTTCTCGGTCCTCATCGTCGTCATCATCCTGGTGCCGCTCTACACCCTGCAGGGCATCGAGGGGAAGATGTTCGCCCCCCTCGCCTCGACCATGCTCATCGCCCTCCTCGCCTCGTTGCTCATCGCGTTCACCGTCATCCCCGTCCTGTCCGAACTCGTGTTGCGGCGGCGGCCGGATCGCGAGTTCGCTGTCACGCGCCGCCTCCACACCGGCTACATGCGCCTGCTGGACCGCGCCCTGCGCCGCCCGGGCCTGACCATGGGTATTTCGACCGCTTTCCTGGCAGGGGCGTTGGCGCTGGTGCCCTTCATCGGGACCGAGTTCATGCCGGACCTCGACGAGGGGGCGATCGCCGTCAACGTCGTGCGCCTGCCCAACGCCTCGCTCGAGGGCTCGGTGGCCGTGGCCACGGCCATCGAAAAGCGCCTGGCGGCCTACCCTGAGGTGGCGACGGTGGTGAGCAAGACGGGTCGCGCCGAGATCTCGGAGGATCCCATGGGGCCGGAGCAAACCGATGTCATCATCATGCTCAAGCCGCGCGGAGCCTGGGGCCGGGGACGCCACCGGGCAGAGCTGGTGGCGGCCATGCAAAACGACCTGGCGACCATCCCCGGCCTGCGCTACTCCTTCTCCCAGCCCATCGCCCTGCGCGTCAACGAGCTGATCTCCGGCGTCAAGAGCGATCTCGCCGTCAAGATCTTCGGCCCCGACCTGGACGTCCTCAAGAAGCTGGCCGACCAGGCGGCCGCCGTGTTGCAGAACACGCCGGGCGCCAGCGACGTCAAGGTGGAGCAGGTCTCGGGCATGGAGCAACTCGACGTGCGCGTCGACCGCCAGGCCTCGGCACGCCATGGCATCAACATGTCCGACATCAACGCGACCATCGAGCTGGCTGTCGCCGGCCGCCAGGCCACCATCCTGATCGAGGAGCAGCGGCGCACGGCCGTGGTGCTGCGCTATCCCGAGGCCGAGCGCGGCTCCCGGCATCAGGTGGAGCGTTTGCTGGTGGCGGCGCCGGGGGGCGAGCGCGTCCCCCTCGCCCAGCTGGCGGAATTCGCACTGGTGGAGACGCCCATGCAGGTGAGCCGCGAGAACGGCATGCGGCGGGTGGTGGCGGAGGCGAATGTGCGGGGGCGGGATCTGGGCGGTTTCGTCGCCGAGGTCCAGGAGCGGCTCCAGCCGCTGGTGAAATCCATGCCCACCGGCTACCACCTGGCGTACGGCGGCCAGTTCGAGAATCAGCAGCGCGCCATGCGCCAGCTAAGCCTGGTGGTGCCCGTCGCCCTGCTTCTCATCCTGGTTCTCCTCTTCCTGGCCCTGGGCTCGCTCCCCGTCTCCCTGCTCGTTCTCCTGAACCTGCCCTTCGCCCTGGTCGGCGGCGTCATTGCCGTCGTGCTGTTCCAGATGCCGCTCTCGGTCTCGGCGGCCGTCGCCTTCATCGTCCTGCTCGGAGTGGCCGTGCAGAACGGCGTGGTGCTCGTCGCCTTCTTCCGCCAGCTGCGGGAGCAGGGAGAATCCGTGGCGGACACCGTCCGCATCGGTTGCGACCTGCGTTTCCGGCCCTTGCTGATGACGGCCTTGACCAGTTTCATCGGCCACCTGCCCATGCTCTACGCCACAGGTTCCGGGGCCGACATCCAGAAACCCCTGGCCGTGGTGGTGATGGGCGGCCTCGTCACCTCGACGCTGCTGACCCTGATCGTCCTGCCCACGCTCTATCTTTCCGCCCATCGCTGGCGGGAGGGCCGGAGGGCGCGGCGGGCCGCCTGA
- a CDS encoding nitroreductase family protein, with protein MNEVLEQIWAHRSIRAYRPDPLAEETLREILEAGLRASSSGNMQTWSVIVTREEERKRRLWELHLRQDMILQAPVVLCFCADFHRMGRWCRRRDAVPGYDNLLSFLVATGDLFLAAQNSVLAAESLGLGACYMGTTLNAMEELCLFYELPPGVVPVTSVVLGHPAEDPAPRMRLPLDGLLHQERYRDYDDAEIDGIYQLRDTEGWLRYLAIPELAERMGRDGITNLAQVYTRLKYRKADFDEASRRILALLRRQGFMAQDD; from the coding sequence ATGAACGAGGTGCTTGAGCAGATCTGGGCGCACCGCTCCATCCGCGCCTACCGGCCCGACCCGCTGGCGGAGGAGACCCTGCGCGAGATCCTGGAAGCCGGCTTGCGGGCGTCCTCAAGCGGCAACATGCAGACCTGGTCCGTCATCGTGACGCGGGAGGAGGAGCGCAAGCGCCGCCTCTGGGAGCTGCATCTCAGGCAGGACATGATCCTCCAGGCGCCGGTCGTGCTCTGTTTCTGCGCCGACTTCCACCGCATGGGCCGCTGGTGCCGGCGGCGCGACGCCGTCCCCGGCTACGACAACCTGCTCAGCTTCCTGGTGGCCACCGGGGACCTCTTCCTGGCCGCGCAGAACAGCGTCTTGGCCGCCGAAAGCCTGGGCCTGGGCGCCTGCTACATGGGCACCACGCTCAACGCCATGGAGGAGCTCTGCCTCTTCTATGAGCTGCCCCCCGGCGTGGTGCCGGTCACCAGCGTCGTGCTGGGCCATCCCGCCGAGGACCCCGCGCCCCGCATGCGCCTGCCCCTGGATGGCCTCCTGCACCAGGAGCGCTACCGGGACTACGACGACGCCGAGATCGACGGGATCTACCAGCTGCGCGACACGGAGGGCTGGCTGCGCTATCTGGCCATTCCGGAACTGGCGGAGCGCATGGGGCGGGACGGCATCACCAACCTGGCCCAGGTCTACACCCGGCTCAAGTACCGCAAGGCCGATTTCGACGAAGCCTCCCGCCGCATCCTGGCCCTCCTGCGCCGACAGGGCTTCATGGCACAGGACGACTGA
- a CDS encoding fasciclin domain-containing protein: MSRLFPLIISVSLWIGCGAPPAEQSAAPSASAGQSAVQDDVSQKDIVKVAVASPDHGTLVKAVQAAGLVDALSNAGPFTVFAPINAAFDQLPAGTLANLLKAENKNQLKTILYHHVTTSALALESFRDGQSLGMVDGTAALITRRGGDVLIDGHRILGSVKASNGMVHVIDAVLLPPAR; encoded by the coding sequence ATGAGCAGGCTGTTTCCGCTGATCATCTCCGTCTCGCTGTGGATCGGCTGCGGCGCCCCGCCCGCCGAGCAGTCCGCCGCCCCGTCGGCCTCGGCCGGACAATCCGCCGTGCAGGACGATGTCTCGCAGAAGGACATCGTCAAGGTGGCCGTCGCCTCGCCGGACCACGGCACCCTGGTCAAGGCCGTGCAGGCGGCCGGACTGGTGGACGCCCTCTCCAACGCCGGACCCTTCACCGTCTTCGCCCCGATCAACGCCGCCTTCGACCAGCTGCCGGCGGGGACCCTGGCCAATCTGCTCAAGGCGGAGAACAAGAACCAGCTGAAGACGATCCTCTACCATCATGTGACCACCTCGGCCCTGGCCCTCGAGAGCTTCCGGGACGGGCAGAGCCTGGGCATGGTGGACGGCACGGCCGCGCTGATCACGCGGCGGGGCGGGGATGTCCTCATTGACGGCCACCGCATCCTGGGCTCGGTCAAGGCCTCCAACGGCATGGTCCACGTCATCGACGCGGTGCTGCTGCCCCCCGCCCGCTGA
- a CDS encoding Crp/Fnr family transcriptional regulator: MGQVDLLAVSACRMCRLFPASCWSHLDDRDQRLLEEFRTDLILAPGQILFHEHHPCHGLHCIESGLLALRKSDKQGNSVILRLAHPGETLGFPAYFGGMDYTAGAEALRQSRACFFPARLLDEILTRNPELRAEFSRLLALELRSYGEARLRMATRTLEWRLLDLLLQLLPGCGLVEGDGNLARLDLPLSRRDLAAMLGVRPETVARALRQLGALDLARFNGRAVTIPDLRRLRRELR, encoded by the coding sequence GTGGGCCAAGTCGACCTTCTGGCGGTGAGCGCCTGCCGCATGTGCCGGCTCTTTCCCGCCTCGTGTTGGAGCCACTTGGACGATCGGGACCAGCGGCTGCTCGAGGAGTTCCGCACGGACCTGATCCTGGCCCCGGGCCAGATCCTCTTCCACGAACACCACCCCTGCCACGGCCTGCATTGCATCGAGTCCGGCCTGCTCGCCCTGCGCAAGTCGGACAAGCAGGGCAATTCGGTCATCCTGCGCCTGGCCCATCCCGGGGAGACCCTGGGCTTCCCCGCCTACTTCGGCGGCATGGACTACACGGCCGGGGCCGAGGCGCTGCGCCAGTCCCGCGCCTGCTTCTTCCCGGCCCGCCTGCTGGACGAGATCCTCACCCGCAACCCGGAGCTGCGCGCCGAATTCTCCCGCCTGCTGGCCTTGGAGTTGCGCAGTTACGGGGAGGCCCGGCTGCGCATGGCCACCCGCACCCTGGAATGGCGCCTGCTTGATCTCCTGTTGCAGCTCCTGCCCGGCTGCGGCCTGGTGGAGGGGGACGGCAACCTGGCGCGCCTCGATCTGCCCCTGTCCCGCCGCGACCTGGCCGCCATGCTGGGCGTGCGTCCGGAGACGGTGGCCCGCGCCTTGCGCCAGCTGGGCGCCCTGGATCTGGCCCGCTTCAACGGCCGGGCCGTGACCATCCCCGATTTGCGCCGGCTGAGGCGGGAGCTGCGCTAA